A single window of Vanessa tameamea isolate UH-Manoa-2023 chromosome 5, ilVanTame1 primary haplotype, whole genome shotgun sequence DNA harbors:
- the Rim gene encoding regulating synaptic membrane exocytosis protein 2 isoform X6: MQRAAGVELAATCHICLKTKFADGVGHSCHYCRVRCCARCGGKVTLRSNKVIWVCILCRKKQELLSKTGQWIHKSAGQDSMLWRMESDLRGLPPQGDTSLDKRPKLERAHSAAEKENQPLQRSGSALRRQYSQQEARCYGELEGLARTHPHLVHPRQKASYGVEDTGIQMLPPQGTQLLPLPHTPGSHPPLPPRSSSSDDEVPECISDENDEYRDRVCMREKIRQLEACSSLRNPHLRSTSVATNNYYNFTNHSPASYMPEARGAFDTARTAPAGGRSFDSVTDCRWRARDDGEGSYLRPYVTDGGPRPDRAVYKSAYLWEDSSDNRRFTERRKKTVRFDGHEGAATFPRGGRDASGGPHDWASLRWESERQTSQDSATKDSGIDTSSTFTSSEDSNRGDCPKFPLNWQVSADGTRMIGHMVLRKSLMEGSSNYSSAILGLKVVGGKILPDGTRSAVVEKVKKGSIADLEGQLRIGDEVLQWNGYALQGRTADEVATIVANSKHDSHVELVVSRSLAPNRTVQSWRAHKEVYTEIMGGCEKPSVLVTSPGSPDIHSRRRSARHNHSNISVAGRIQLKVNFDIPALQLLVTVLSATGLSPRSDGSPRCPYAKVFLLPDKSEKSKRRTKTLANTLEPRWNQTFVYCGIRITDIKKRTLEVTVWDLNRYGPNDFLGEVLLDLDNIINHEPIWHILKPHEEIVGYGRYRDDDVDGEHLSPPSTSTSRLSDSDTPSECDLRRHHSLSSLASSSSPPPPHEIEGTRCSRRDMSPAGRVRTAGMSRDRSGCGVRSQSAAGGRSASPRRSLSPPASVPRYAAHDAHALLCEERGDTRLPTHAYAPRFQSRSATATPTTSPKKRQLPQIPHQQSGQRAMRAQVSADLEERKWIAPHHIGATLTYRSTPQGWERHYAGLSDSELAARGGGWAPRRRLSPDATAADSDLESVASVTSSAFSTQSERPRPTRMLSRTQTLPTYSTSSFCDSSPSALEYHYDQSAVGISDGTRHFLQYSFIAPSEKSHRVRPNRRQRRTLARSRSAGACPKSLTELSNRYNENLELNSYYDETKHNKSLYCNTDKLHIPCKIRVQKNPIKRKFQKQPLYYQNINNVNENDLYHRYDELNRLQNKILNTDNIKKLHTRTLPDVTFFEDANETNTGDLSRDTHLTNKDEYNHHYHGYASDDSIPETTIHISVEKQNSLDIEPYNIHRDVTLSPKVLDLHNNSHSCPLIRDIDKNTFVSLDLRTNCKDQIDFSEYNAASDEFGYMEKYKIPSKIIRSHSDSIVSTRSSPSNSKPVTPDECSTIFKKMYPSNVYNQAPESMHVKDYKITSNYNKNVSNIKTPSYNIKNHQTPKSLPNQRSIDNSLNNPLYIEENAYTPAFPKAETYHLIPDYSKMANSLSVGLSPTNLGSPCGLLTSDAPHLSPDDTHHKTTEATTYLPGDGDSTIAEQTRMPRHVEHNSKRTNEKSSMETTNKNSEINSNTTNLECSNDYGGRENGRNHSQQQPLERRESRRGQFTRSLSNADVPPDEKADGSLSDTALGGTSEIEPANDDVLLKAEPRDYFGPGMGKKSNSTSQLSATGRKRRLGFGKRGKNSFTVQRSEEVVPGEMRGGTGVSRASSASSENDDGRFSPGMRGSGSSDGGGLSDFIDGLGPGQLVGRQLLGAPTLGDVQLSMCYQKGFLEVEVIRARGLQAKQGSRTLPAPYVKVYVVSGKRCLAKAKTVTARRTLDPLYQQTLTFRENYKGCVLQVTVWGDYGRLEGKKVFMGVAQIMLEDLNLSNIVIGWYKLFGTTSL, encoded by the exons ATGCAACGAGCAGCAGGCGTAGAGCTCGCGGCCACCTGTCACATTTGTTTGAAGACTAAGTTTGCCGATGGTGTCGGCCATTCCTGTCACTACTGCAGAGTTCGTTGCTGCGCGAGGTGTGGCGGAAAGGTTACTTTGCGTTCAAACAAG gtTATATGGGTTTGCATACTTTGTCGCAAAAAACAAGAACTTTTATCAAAAACTGGTCAATGGATACACAAAAGTGCCGGTCAAGATTCTATGCTTTGGCGCATGGAATCAGATTTGAGAGGCTTACCACCTCAAGGGGATACCTCATTGGATAAGAGACCAAAATTAGAAAGGGCCCACAGTGCCGCAGAAAAGGAAAATCAGCCTTTACAAAGATCAGGTAGTGCACTGCGTCGGCAGTACAGTCAACAGGAAGCACGGTGTTACGGGGAGCTCGAAGGACTGGCCCGGACCCATCCACATCTTGTACACCCGAGACAAAAAGCATCTTACGGTGTTGAAGACACAGGAATCCAGATGCTGCCACCTCAGGGCACACAACTGCTGCCACTGCCGCACACGCCCGGGTCGCATCCGCCGTTGCCGCCTCGTTCGTCCTCCTCGGACGATGAGGTACCGGAGTGTATCTCCGATGAGAACGACGAGTATCGCGACCGTG TATGTATGAGAGAAAAAATAA GACAACTTGAGGCGTGTTCATCTCTTCGGAACCCACACCTGCGCAGTACCAGCGTGGCTACcaacaattattacaatttcaCTAATCATTCACCGGCTTCGTACATGCCGGAGGCGCGCGGAGCGTTCGATACGGCAAGAACGGCGCCGGCTGGCGGTCGTAGCTTCGACTCGGTCACAGATTGTCGGTGGCGCGCCCGTGACGATGGCGAGGGCTCGTACTTGCGACCCTACGTCACTGATGGGGGTCCGCGTCCTGATCGCGCCGTATATAAGAGTGCTTACTTGTGGGAAGACTCCTCCGATAACAGACGTTTCACGGAAAGGAGAAAAAAAACAGTCCGCTTCGACGGCCACGAAGGTGCTGCGACGTTCCCTCGTGGGGGTCGCGATGCATCTGGTGGCCCGCATGACTGGGCCTCCTTGCGCTGGGAGTCCGAGAGACAGACTAGCCAGGACTCTGCTACCAAAGACTCGGGCATCGATACGTCTAGCACTTTCACTTCCAGCGAAGACTCGAACAGGGGCGATTGCCCTAag TTCCCACTTAACTGGCAAGTCTCCGCTGACGGAACGCGAATGATCGGCCATATGGTTTTGCGGAAGAGTTTGATGGAAGGAAGTTCCAATTACTCTTCAGCAATTCTAGGACTGAAAGTAGTTGGGGGAAAAATTCTACCAGACGGTACACGAAGTGCCGTCGTTGAAAAAGTGAAAAAAGGTTCGATTGCAGACTTGGAAGGGCAGCTAAGAATAG GAGATGAAGTACTACAGTGGAATGGATATGCGCTTCAAGGTCGTACAGCAGACGAAGTGGCTACAATAGTGGCCAACAGTAAACATGACTCGCATGTCGAGCTCGTAGTATCGCGGTCGTTGGCTCCCAACAGAACTGTCCAATCTTGGAGAGCGCATAAAG AAGTGTACACTGAAATCATGGGTGGCTGCGAGAAGCCGAGCGTCTTGGTGACTTCACCTGGCTCACCCGACATCCACTCCCGCCGCCGCTCCGCGCGACACAACCACAGTAACATCAGTGTCGCTGGTCGAATTCAG ttaaaagtAAACTTCGACATCCCGGCACTGCAACTGCTTGTAACGGTGCTATCAGCAACCGGTCTCAGCCCCAGGTCAGATGGTTCTCCGCGATGTCCGTATGCCAAAGTATTTCTGCTGCCCGATAAAAGCGAAAAGAGCAAACGCCGCACTAAGACCCTCGCAAATACCCTGGAACCGAGATGGAATCAGACCTTTGTATATTGTGGAATACGAATAACTGATATCAAGAAACGAACCCTTGAG GTCACTGTATGGGACTTAAATCGTTATGGCCCAAACGATTTCCTCGGTGAAGTTCTCCTTGAtttggataatattattaaccacGAACCTATCTGGCACATCTTGAAACCACACGAAGAAATAGTTGGTTATGGT CGGTACCGCGACGATGACGTGGACGGAGAGCATCTGTCGCCGCCTTCCACATCGACTTCGCGTCTCTCAGACTCCGACACTCCAAGCGAGTGCGACCTTCGCAGACATCATTCACTCTCCAGCCTCGCCTCTAGCTCGAGTCCTCCGCCACCTCATGAG ATTGAAGGAACGCGATGTAGTCGTCGGGACATGTCACCAGCGGGTCGAGTGAGAACCGCCGGCATGTCCAGAGATCGA AGCGGGTGCGGCGTGCGCTCGCAGTCGGCGGCGGGCGGGCGCAGCGCGTCGCCGCGGCGCTCGCTGTCGCCGCCCGCGTCCGTGCCGCGCTACGCCGCCCACGACGCACACGCCTTAC TGTGTGAGGAGCGGGGCGACACCAGGCTACCGACGCATGCGTACGCGCCGCGATTCCAATCCCGCTCCGCCACCGCCACTCCCACCACTAGCCCCAAGAAGCGACAGCTGCCGCAAATACCACACCAG CAGAGTGGGCAGAGGGCGATGCGCGCGCAAGTGTCTGCGGATCTTGAAGAACGTAAGTGGATCGCCCCGCACCACATTGGCGCCACACTTACCTACCGCAGCACGCCACAAG GCTGGGAGAGACACTATGCAGGGTTATCTGACTCTGAGCTTGCGGCGCGAGGCGGCGGCTGGGCGCCTCGGCGTCGCCTCTCGCCGGACGCGACCGCCGCCGATTCAGACCTCGAGTCTGTCGCCTCCGTCACCTCTAGTGCTTTCAGTACGCAATCTGAACGACCTCGTCCCACAAGGATGTTAAG CCGGACGCAAACGCTTCCCACTTATAGCACATCCTCCTTTTGTGATAGTTCTCCATCCGCCCTTGAGTATCATTATGATCAGTCGGCGGTCGGGATATCTGACGGTACTCGACATTTTTTGCAATACAGTTTTATTGCACCATCGGAAAAATCGCACCGTGTGCGTCCCAACCGCCGTCAACGTCGCACCTTAGCACGCAGTCGTTCTGCCGGTGCCTGTCCTAAAAGCTTAACTGAATTAAGTAATAGGTACAATGAAAATCTTGAactaaatagttattatgatgaaacaaaacacaataaatCACTTTATTGTAATACCGATAAACTTCATATACCTTGTAAAATACGAGTACAGAAAAAtcctattaaaagaaaatttcaaaaacagcctctttactatcaaaatataaacaatgtgAATGAAAACGATCTATACCATAGATATGATGAACTAAACAGActccaaaacaaaatattaaacacagataatataaaaaaactacacaCAAGAACATTGCCCGACGTCACTTTTTTTGAAGATGCAAACGAAACCAATACAGGCGACTTAAGCCGCGATACtcatttaacaaataaagatGAATACAATCACCATTATCACGGTTACGCAAGTGATGATAGCATACCGGAAACTACAATACACATTAGTGTCGAAAAACAAAATAGCTTAGACATAGAACCTTATAACATACATCGGGATGTAACTTTAAGTCCTAAAGTTTTGGATTTGCACAATAATTCTCATTCTTGCCCTTTAATTAGAGATATCGATAAGAATACTTTTGTATCGTTAGATCTAAGAACAAATTGTAAGGATCAAATTGACTTCTCAGAATATAATGCAGCGAGTGATGAATTTGGGTATAtggaaaaatacaaaatacctAGTAAAATCATTAGAAGTCATTCAGACTCAATCGTTTCAACTAGAAGTTCTCCTTCTAACTCAAAACCTGTAACACCAGATGAATGTAGtacaatttttaagaaaatgtacCCATCCAATGTATATAACCAAGCACCTGAAAGTATGCATGTTAAGGATTATAAAATAAcgagtaattataataaaaatgtaagcaaTATCAAAACACCatcctataatataaaaaatcatcaaacTCCAAAGTCCTTACCTAACCAGCGTAGTATAGATAACTCATTAAACAACCCCTTGTATATCGAAGAGAATGCTTACACCCCGGCTTTTCCTAAAGCTGAAACCTACCATCTAATCCCAGATTATAGTAAAATGGCTAATTCTTTATCTGTTGGTCTTTCTCCCACGAACCTCGGCTCGCCCTGTGGTCTGCTTACATCCGACGCCCCACACTTATCACCCGATGACACTCATCACAAAACTACCGAAGCGACGACATACCTTCCTGGGGATGGTGACTCTACTATTGCTGAACAAACCCGAATGCCGCGACACGTGGAGCATAATTCAAAACGAACTAACGAAAAATCTTCAATGGAAACCACAAACAAAAATTCTGAAATCAACTCGAATACCACTAACTTGGAATGCAGTAATGATTACGGAGGACGTGAGAATGGACGTAATCATAGCCAACAACAGCCCCTCGAGAGACGCGAGTCAAGGCGAGGACAATTCACCAGAAGTCTTAGCAATGCTGATGTTCCTCCTGATGAAAAAGcag ACGGCAGTCTCAGTGACACCGCTCTCGGCGGAACCAGTGAAATAGAACCTGCCAACGATGACGTTCTACTTAAAGCTGAACCAAGAGATTACTTCGGTCCGGGTATGGGGAAGAAAAGCAACTCGACCTCGCAGCTATCAGCCACAG GAAGGAAAAGAAGGTTAGGTTTCGGTAAACGTGGGAAAAATTCGTTCACGGTTCAACGCAGCGAAGAAGTGGTACCCGGGGAAATGAGGGGGGGTACCGGCGTCTCACGAGCTTCCTCAGCCTCAAGCGAGAACGACGACGGCAG ATTTTCCCCTGGAATGCGAGGTTCGGGATCTTCTGATGGCGGTGGCTTATCGGACTTTATAGACGGATTGGGTCCGGGTCAATTGGTCGGAAGGCAACTTCTTGGCGCGCCAACATTAGGCGATGTACAGCTCTCCATGTGCTACCAAAAAGGATTTCTGGAG GTGGAGGTAATTCGTGCGAGAGGGCTGCAAGCAAAGCAAGGAAGTCGAACTCTGCCCGCTCCGTACGTAAAGGTCTACGTAGTGAGCGGCAAACGCTGTCTCGCTAAGGCAAAGACCGTTACAGCACGACGCACTCTCGATCCACTCTATCAACAAACACTCACCTTTAGGGAAAACTATAAGGGATGTGTTTTGCAA GTAACGGTATGGGGCGATTACGGTCGTTTAGAGGGAAAAAAAGTTTTCATGGGCGTGGCGCAGATTATGCTAGAAGACCTCAATCTCTCCAACATCGTCATCGGATGGTACAAACTATTCGGAACAACGTCACtg TAA